Proteins from one Clostridium cellulovorans 743B genomic window:
- the pheS gene encoding phenylalanine--tRNA ligase subunit alpha codes for MKNKLEEIKSIAIEELEKVASKEQLEALRVKYLGKKSEFTSILRGMGSVSPEERPIIGKLVNEVKSSIEELIEKAQISIREKETLDKLNNEIIDISMPGKKQTVGSKNPLTLTLNKIEEIFLEMGFTIEEGPEVEKDYYNFEALNIPADHPARGEQDTFYINDKIVLRTQTSPVQIRTMEKYDPPIKMISPGKVYRSDDLDATHSPIFYQVEGLVVDKGITFADLKGTLELFVKKMFGENMKTKFRPHHFPFTEPSAEMDATCFVCGGEGCNVCKGEGWIEILGCGMVHPDVLRNCGIDPNEYSGFAFGFGLDRMVMQKYGLDDIRLLYESDMRFLKQFK; via the coding sequence ATGAAAAATAAATTAGAAGAAATTAAATCCATTGCAATTGAAGAACTAGAAAAAGTAGCTTCAAAGGAGCAATTAGAAGCCCTTAGGGTAAAATATTTAGGAAAGAAAAGTGAATTTACCTCCATTTTAAGAGGTATGGGTTCTGTATCCCCTGAGGAAAGACCGATTATAGGTAAACTAGTAAATGAAGTTAAGTCATCAATCGAAGAACTTATTGAAAAAGCTCAAATTTCAATAAGAGAAAAAGAAACTTTAGATAAGTTAAATAACGAAATAATTGATATTTCTATGCCTGGAAAAAAACAAACTGTTGGTAGCAAGAATCCTTTAACTTTAACATTAAATAAAATAGAAGAGATTTTCCTTGAAATGGGCTTTACTATTGAAGAAGGTCCAGAAGTTGAAAAAGATTATTATAATTTTGAAGCTTTAAACATACCTGCAGACCATCCTGCAAGAGGAGAACAAGACACTTTCTACATAAATGACAAAATCGTATTAAGAACACAAACTTCTCCAGTTCAAATAAGAACTATGGAAAAATATGATCCACCAATAAAAATGATTTCACCTGGTAAAGTGTACCGTTCAGACGATTTAGATGCAACACATTCTCCAATTTTCTACCAAGTTGAAGGATTAGTTGTAGATAAAGGAATAACCTTTGCAGATTTAAAAGGAACTTTAGAGCTTTTTGTTAAAAAGATGTTTGGTGAAAATATGAAAACAAAATTCAGACCTCATCATTTCCCATTCACAGAACCATCTGCTGAAATGGATGCAACTTGCTTTGTATGTGGCGGTGAAGGCTGTAATGTATGTAAAGGTGAAGGCTGGATAGAAATTTTAGGCTGTGGAATGGTTCATCCTGATGTTCTTAGAAATTGTGGTATAGACCCTAATGAATACAGCGGATTTGCCTTTGGGTTTGGATTAGATAGAATGGTTATGCAAAAATACGGTCTAGATGATATACGATTGCTTTATGAAAGCGATATGAGATTCTTAAAACAATTCAAGTAG
- the trpC gene encoding indole-3-glycerol phosphate synthase TrpC: MPNILQVIIEKKREDLEKLDRETLHNEALKLKDKPSISLRKALIESSAMGIISEIKRASPSKGDLNINLQVEEVAKTYMESGAKGISVLTEENYFKGSYNDLKKVREIVNIPILNKDFFIDKIQIDLCKIYGGDVILLILSALNDDEAKELLDYAHSFNLEVLMEVHDEEELLRAFKLNPDIIGVNNRNLKTFEVSINNTLNLSKYFVDDRLIISESGIKTKEDVKALKENNVRGMLIGETFVTSKSLKETFKELTDV; the protein is encoded by the coding sequence ATGCCTAATATTTTACAAGTAATTATAGAAAAAAAGCGAGAAGATTTAGAAAAGTTAGATAGAGAAACTCTTCACAATGAAGCACTAAAATTGAAAGATAAGCCTAGTATTTCCTTAAGAAAGGCATTAATAGAAAGCAGTGCCATGGGAATTATTTCTGAAATTAAAAGAGCTTCACCTTCTAAGGGGGATTTAAATATAAACTTACAAGTTGAAGAAGTTGCCAAAACTTATATGGAAAGTGGCGCTAAAGGAATATCTGTACTAACTGAGGAAAATTATTTTAAAGGTAGCTATAATGACTTAAAGAAAGTTCGTGAAATCGTAAATATTCCAATACTAAATAAGGATTTCTTTATTGATAAAATTCAAATCGATTTATGTAAAATCTATGGTGGTGATGTAATTTTACTAATCCTTAGTGCTTTAAATGATGATGAAGCAAAAGAACTTCTAGATTACGCTCATTCATTTAATCTTGAAGTATTAATGGAAGTTCATGATGAAGAAGAACTGTTAAGAGCCTTTAAATTAAACCCAGATATTATAGGTGTAAATAATAGAAATCTTAAGACTTTCGAAGTTTCAATAAATAATACCCTTAACCTTTCGAAATACTTTGTAGATGATAGATTAATCATTTCTGAAAGTGGTATTAAAACAAAAGAAGATGTTAAAGCATTAAAAGAAAATAATGTTCGCGGAATGCTTATAGGAGAAACTTTTGTTACTTCCAAATCCTTAAAAGAAACTTTTAAGGAGCTAACAGATGTCTAA
- the nadA gene encoding quinolinate synthase NadA, with the protein MNEFTKKILKLKEEKNAVILAHYYQRPEIQEIADYVGDSFYLSKIAKECKETTVIFCGVRFMAESAKILSPNKTIILPALDAGCPMADMAEENAVKELKAKHPKAAVVCYINSSTEVKALCDVIVTSSNAEKIISNIPNEEILFLPDKNLGEYLSEKFTDKKFILWPGFCITHRKVNKTLLEDFKKTLPEAKILSHPECEKEIRDLSDFIGSTGEIISYAKNDPCESFIIVTEQGVFHKLQKDNPNKKFYSPGATMTCMNMKKTTLEDVYESLQSSKNEIYLDEEIRLKALASLEAMHKLAR; encoded by the coding sequence ATGAATGAATTTACAAAAAAGATTCTTAAGCTTAAAGAAGAAAAGAACGCTGTTATATTAGCGCACTACTATCAAAGACCTGAAATACAAGAGATTGCAGATTATGTTGGAGATTCCTTCTACTTAAGTAAGATTGCAAAAGAATGTAAAGAAACTACAGTTATTTTCTGTGGCGTACGTTTCATGGCAGAAAGTGCAAAAATTCTTTCACCTAATAAAACAATCATACTTCCTGCTCTTGATGCTGGTTGTCCTATGGCTGATATGGCTGAAGAAAATGCTGTTAAAGAGCTTAAGGCTAAACATCCAAAAGCAGCAGTAGTTTGCTATATAAATTCATCTACAGAGGTAAAAGCATTGTGCGATGTAATTGTGACATCTTCAAATGCTGAAAAGATAATTAGTAATATTCCTAATGAAGAGATTCTTTTCCTTCCAGATAAAAATCTTGGAGAATATTTATCAGAAAAATTTACAGATAAGAAGTTTATTCTTTGGCCTGGTTTCTGTATAACACATAGAAAAGTAAATAAAACTTTACTAGAGGATTTCAAAAAGACTTTACCAGAAGCTAAAATATTATCACATCCAGAATGTGAAAAAGAAATAAGAGATTTATCCGATTTTATTGGAAGTACTGGTGAAATAATAAGCTATGCCAAAAACGATCCTTGTGAAAGTTTTATTATTGTAACTGAACAAGGAGTATTCCACAAACTACAAAAGGACAACCCTAATAAGAAGTTTTATTCTCCAGGGGCAACAATGACTTGTATGAATATGAAAAAAACTACATTAGAAGATGTATATGAAAGCTTACAAAGTTCTAAAAATGAAATTTATCTTGACGAAGAAATAAGATTAAAGGCACTAGCTTCTTTAGAAGCAATGCATAAATTAGCAAGGTGA
- the trpA gene encoding tryptophan synthase subunit alpha has translation MSNLKERLENRLAKNQKFFVAYVMVGEESLEKTYEDVLFLEKAGATLIELGVPFSDPVTDGVVIQESGIKSLKNGTTLADVLALVEKIRKVSDIPLLLMGYLNPFYKYGFENFFKEARRVGVEGVIIPDLPLEEFPLISDYVKNYGIDYIPFFSPTTPIERINSLCEVGGGFLYVVTSLGVTGEKDLDKESLRKALKEIKSHSSLPIAAGFGISSKEDIAGIIDSCDGVIVGTKIIKLLRANDYKGLEDLMEGFRV, from the coding sequence ATGAGTAATTTAAAGGAACGTTTAGAAAATAGACTTGCAAAAAATCAAAAGTTCTTTGTAGCATATGTTATGGTGGGTGAAGAATCTCTTGAAAAAACTTATGAAGATGTATTGTTTTTAGAAAAGGCCGGTGCAACATTAATAGAACTTGGCGTACCTTTTTCAGATCCAGTAACTGATGGAGTTGTAATTCAAGAAAGTGGAATCAAATCCTTGAAAAATGGAACTACTTTAGCTGATGTTTTAGCTTTGGTAGAAAAAATTAGAAAGGTTTCAGATATTCCGCTATTGCTTATGGGATATCTAAATCCATTCTATAAGTATGGTTTTGAAAACTTCTTCAAAGAAGCTAGAAGAGTAGGTGTCGAAGGAGTAATAATTCCAGATCTACCGTTAGAAGAATTCCCACTAATTTCAGATTACGTAAAGAATTATGGCATAGACTACATCCCATTTTTCTCACCAACAACGCCAATAGAAAGAATTAATAGTTTATGTGAAGTTGGTGGTGGTTTCCTATATGTTGTAACATCTCTTGGTGTAACAGGAGAAAAGGATTTAGACAAGGAGTCATTAAGAAAAGCTCTTAAAGAAATTAAATCACATTCTTCTCTTCCTATTGCAGCAGGCTTTGGAATCAGTTCGAAGGAAGACATAGCTGGAATCATCGATAGTTGTGATGGAGTTATCGTAGGAACTAAAATAATTAAGCTTCTTAGAGCAAATGACTATAAAGGACTAGAAGATTTAATGGAAGGTTTTAGGGTATAA
- a CDS encoding anthranilate synthase component I, producing the protein MSAIVEKEKPIIKAYTKEIFQENLSFLAEEINGKKGALFSSNYEFPDRYSRWETAAVDPFIEVRASGLNGVINALNSGGISLLKIIHGFLKDIEAVELDVTRESISFTIKKDTNVYTEEERSKKNTIFTVIRAIINGFKCDDPWLGFYGAFGYDLVFQFEDDIKLKKSRENSEDLVLYVPERIYVKDNKLAKGYVINYEISLGDISTTNKEEFAPKAQKCSKVLNEETYKPGDYGKLVVKAKESFRRGDLFEVVPSYSVVKETVLKPKEIYNNLKEINPSPYNFFINLGGEYLIGSSPEMFVRVENNKVETCPISGTIKRGMDSIEDSEQIKKLLNSKKDEDELTMCTDVDRNDKSRVCVEGSVRVVSRRTIEKYSHLFHTVDHVEGMLKPGFDSIDAFLTHMWAVTLTGAPKKRAIEWIENEEADRRNWYGGAIGYLKFNGDFNTGITIRTVRYIDNKVEIRAGATLLISSDEVDEEEETKTKAAAMLKSLEVQKPIEVKVEEKVAVKNKRILMIDHEDSFVHTLGNYVKALGYDVTTFRGDEARRKLKEENFDLLLLSPGPGTPSEFKLNESIDIALSKNIPVFGVCLGLQGIVEYFGGSLDYLANPRHGKKMKVKKNEKAPWPSLKDEFSVGLYHSIYGKNIGNELINICEDEEGILMGVMHKDLKILGVQFHPESIMTLENSSGMSLLKDTFEYLLN; encoded by the coding sequence ATGAGTGCTATTGTAGAAAAGGAAAAACCAATAATCAAAGCTTACACTAAAGAAATTTTTCAAGAAAACTTAAGCTTTTTAGCTGAAGAGATTAATGGAAAAAAAGGGGCTTTATTTTCCTCAAACTACGAATTTCCAGATAGATATTCAAGATGGGAAACTGCTGCTGTAGACCCTTTCATAGAAGTTAGAGCTTCTGGCCTCAATGGTGTAATAAATGCTTTAAATTCTGGTGGAATTTCACTATTAAAAATAATCCATGGATTTCTAAAGGATATAGAAGCTGTTGAGCTAGACGTTACAAGAGAGAGTATATCTTTCACAATTAAAAAAGATACAAACGTGTATACAGAAGAAGAACGTAGTAAAAAGAACACTATATTCACAGTAATCAGAGCGATAATTAATGGATTCAAATGTGATGATCCATGGCTCGGTTTTTATGGTGCTTTTGGCTATGACCTTGTATTCCAATTTGAAGATGATATAAAACTAAAAAAATCAAGAGAGAATTCAGAGGATTTAGTTTTATATGTGCCAGAAAGAATATATGTTAAAGACAATAAACTTGCTAAGGGATATGTTATAAATTACGAAATATCCCTTGGAGATATTTCAACAACTAATAAAGAAGAATTTGCACCTAAGGCTCAGAAATGTTCAAAGGTTTTAAATGAAGAAACCTATAAACCTGGCGACTATGGAAAGCTTGTAGTAAAAGCAAAAGAGTCATTTAGAAGGGGAGATTTATTTGAAGTAGTTCCCTCATACTCTGTTGTTAAAGAAACTGTCCTTAAACCTAAAGAAATTTATAATAATTTAAAAGAGATAAATCCTAGTCCCTATAACTTTTTCATAAATCTAGGTGGAGAATATCTAATAGGATCTTCTCCTGAGATGTTTGTTAGGGTTGAAAATAATAAAGTTGAGACATGTCCTATAAGTGGAACTATTAAAAGAGGAATGGATTCTATAGAGGATAGTGAACAAATAAAAAAACTTCTTAACTCTAAAAAAGACGAAGACGAACTTACAATGTGTACAGATGTCGATAGAAACGATAAGAGCAGAGTATGTGTTGAAGGTAGCGTTAGAGTTGTCAGTAGAAGAACTATTGAAAAATACTCTCATTTATTTCACACAGTTGACCATGTAGAAGGTATGTTAAAGCCTGGGTTTGATTCTATTGATGCTTTTCTAACTCATATGTGGGCAGTAACTTTAACAGGAGCCCCAAAGAAAAGAGCGATTGAATGGATAGAAAATGAAGAAGCTGATAGAAGAAATTGGTACGGTGGTGCAATTGGTTACTTAAAATTCAATGGAGATTTTAATACTGGTATAACCATTAGAACTGTAAGATATATAGACAATAAAGTAGAAATTAGAGCTGGTGCAACATTGCTAATTAGTTCCGATGAAGTAGATGAAGAAGAAGAGACAAAGACAAAAGCTGCAGCTATGTTAAAAAGTTTAGAGGTTCAAAAACCTATTGAAGTTAAGGTAGAAGAAAAAGTTGCAGTTAAAAACAAACGAATCCTTATGATTGATCATGAAGATTCCTTTGTTCATACCTTAGGAAACTATGTAAAAGCTTTAGGTTATGATGTAACAACCTTTAGAGGGGACGAGGCTAGAAGAAAGCTTAAAGAGGAAAACTTTGATCTACTCCTTTTATCACCAGGCCCGGGAACACCAAGTGAGTTTAAATTAAATGAATCCATCGATATTGCTTTAAGCAAAAACATACCTGTTTTTGGAGTATGCTTAGGATTACAAGGAATTGTAGAATATTTTGGTGGCAGCTTAGATTATTTAGCTAATCCAAGACATGGAAAAAAAATGAAAGTTAAGAAAAATGAGAAAGCACCTTGGCCTTCACTAAAGGATGAGTTCTCAGTAGGTTTATACCACTCAATCTACGGTAAAAACATTGGAAATGAATTGATTAATATTTGCGAAGATGAAGAAGGTATACTAATGGGAGTTATGCACAAGGACTTAAAGATATTAGGGGTACAGTTCCATCCTGAAAGTATTATGACTTTAGAAAATAGTTCCGGTATGAGCCTATTAAAAGATACTTTTGAGTATTTGCTTAATTAA
- the trpD gene encoding anthranilate phosphoribosyltransferase — protein MEFKEYLLKVSNGENLTKKEAYEAINEIFNGEVSDIEIAGLLLALRTKGESYEEIAGMAEGMIENAMPLDNKRGLFDNCGTGGDRSFSFNISTTNSFVLAAGGVKMAKHGNRSISSKSGSADLLESLGVNLNLSKEAIEQLMDEIGIVFLFAPNVHPKLAQIMKVRRALKIPTIFNILGPLANPYKIDRQLLGIYSKDLVEPMARAMQSLGRTGIVVNGNNHLDEGTLTGETYIAIVEEDNIELKTITPESVGLNKITLKDIEGGEPIKNKQITIDILQGKEHGPKRDIILFNAALGFLANKTVKTIEEGINLAKEVIDQGKALEKLNELVEGSRKYA, from the coding sequence ATGGAATTTAAGGAATACTTACTAAAAGTGTCAAATGGGGAGAATTTAACAAAGAAAGAAGCTTATGAGGCTATAAATGAAATTTTTAATGGGGAAGTTTCAGATATAGAGATTGCTGGTTTGCTTCTAGCTCTTAGAACCAAGGGAGAAAGCTATGAAGAAATCGCTGGTATGGCTGAAGGTATGATTGAAAATGCAATGCCGCTTGATAATAAGCGTGGTTTATTTGATAACTGTGGTACTGGAGGAGACAGAAGTTTTTCCTTTAATATATCAACAACAAATAGTTTTGTGTTAGCTGCTGGTGGGGTAAAAATGGCTAAACACGGTAATAGATCAATTTCTTCTAAAAGTGGTTCTGCTGACTTACTTGAATCTTTAGGAGTAAATTTAAATTTATCAAAAGAAGCAATTGAACAGTTAATGGATGAAATAGGAATAGTATTTTTATTTGCTCCAAATGTTCATCCAAAGTTAGCTCAAATAATGAAGGTAAGAAGAGCTTTAAAGATACCAACAATTTTTAATATTCTTGGACCTTTAGCTAATCCATATAAAATCGACAGACAATTACTTGGAATATATAGCAAAGATTTAGTTGAACCAATGGCTAGGGCAATGCAATCTTTAGGAAGAACAGGTATTGTGGTAAATGGAAACAATCATCTAGACGAAGGAACATTAACAGGAGAAACCTATATAGCAATAGTTGAAGAAGATAATATTGAACTGAAAACAATAACGCCTGAAAGTGTTGGACTAAATAAAATAACTTTAAAAGATATCGAAGGTGGAGAACCAATAAAAAACAAACAAATTACCATTGATATTCTGCAAGGAAAAGAACATGGTCCAAAGAGAGATATAATTTTATTTAATGCAGCTTTAGGTTTTTTAGCCAATAAGACTGTTAAAACAATTGAAGAAGGTATAAATCTTGCAAAAGAAGTTATAGACCAAGGAAAAGCATTAGAAAAACTAAATGAACTAGTTGAGGGGAGTAGAAAGTATGCCTAA
- the trpB gene encoding tryptophan synthase subunit beta has translation MSYNLPDERGHFDIFGGKFLGETFVEPLRQLEQCYNEAMEDPSFIAELDKYLKDYSGRETPLYYCERLTEYCGGPKIYLKREDLNHTGSHKINNCLGQALLAMRMGKKRIVAETGAGQHGVATATVAAMFNLECKVFMGAEDVKRQALNVFRMRLLGTEVIPVHSGNKTLKDACNEAFRYWASNVEDTNYILGSVLGPHPYPKMVRDFQSVIGKETKKQILEAEGRLPDAIVACVGGGSNAMGMFYPFIEDTDVELIGAEAGGMGIDTEEHAATISKGEKGILHGALMYLIQDENGQVIEPYSISAGLDYPGVGPEHCYLFDAKRAQYYPINDDEALEAFQLLSKIEGIIPALESAHAVAYAVKKAKTMKKDEILVVCLSGRGDKDVERVSEILGGQNNE, from the coding sequence ATGAGTTATAATTTACCAGACGAAAGAGGACATTTTGATATATTTGGTGGGAAGTTTCTTGGTGAAACCTTTGTTGAACCATTAAGACAACTTGAACAATGCTATAATGAAGCAATGGAAGATCCAAGCTTTATTGCTGAATTAGACAAATATTTAAAAGATTATTCTGGCCGTGAGACACCATTATACTATTGTGAAAGATTAACAGAATATTGTGGTGGACCAAAGATTTATTTAAAGAGAGAAGATTTAAATCATACTGGTTCTCACAAAATAAACAATTGTTTAGGTCAAGCACTTTTAGCAATGAGAATGGGTAAAAAGAGAATTGTTGCTGAAACTGGTGCAGGGCAACACGGTGTTGCAACTGCAACTGTAGCTGCTATGTTTAATTTAGAGTGTAAAGTATTCATGGGAGCTGAAGATGTAAAAAGACAAGCATTAAATGTATTTAGAATGAGACTTCTTGGAACAGAAGTAATTCCAGTTCATAGTGGAAATAAAACACTTAAAGATGCTTGTAATGAAGCTTTTAGATATTGGGCATCAAATGTTGAGGATACTAACTATATCTTAGGTTCTGTTTTAGGACCACACCCATATCCAAAGATGGTTAGAGATTTCCAAAGTGTGATTGGAAAAGAAACAAAGAAACAAATTTTAGAAGCAGAAGGAAGACTTCCAGATGCCATAGTAGCTTGCGTTGGTGGTGGAAGTAATGCAATGGGAATGTTCTATCCTTTCATTGAAGATACAGATGTTGAACTTATAGGTGCTGAAGCTGGTGGTATGGGCATTGATACAGAAGAGCATGCTGCAACTATTTCTAAAGGTGAAAAAGGAATACTACATGGTGCATTAATGTATCTTATCCAAGATGAGAATGGTCAAGTTATTGAACCTTATTCAATTTCTGCTGGCCTTGATTATCCAGGAGTTGGCCCTGAACATTGCTATCTTTTTGATGCTAAAAGAGCTCAATATTATCCAATAAACGATGATGAAGCTTTAGAAGCTTTCCAACTTCTTTCAAAAATCGAAGGAATAATTCCAGCTTTAGAATCGGCTCATGCTGTAGCTTATGCAGTAAAAAAAGCAAAGACAATGAAGAAAGATGAAATTTTAGTTGTTTGTCTTTCTGGAAGAGGCGATAAGGATGTTGAAAGAGTTAGTGAAATCTTAGGAGGTCAAAATAATGAGTAA
- a CDS encoding phosphoribosylanthranilate isomerase: protein MSKVKVCGIRDIEIAKYTKSLGADALGFILCESKRRIDKKLLTEITTNIGNDIEKVGVFMNQSIDTIKEFYEDGGLTIVQLHGDEDNSFIKKLPYKIIKSFNVETFEEIKNALSYEVPYVLLEGKGALRGGNGNSFHWELLSKLSKAEKERIILAGGINSSNVISAINTANPYMIDVSSSLEVEGVKNKEKIKEFMKIIRGHNYEL, encoded by the coding sequence ATGTCTAAGGTAAAAGTATGTGGAATAAGAGATATTGAAATTGCGAAGTATACTAAATCTCTTGGGGCAGATGCTCTTGGTTTTATACTTTGTGAATCAAAAAGAAGAATTGATAAAAAACTTCTTACAGAAATCACTACTAATATAGGAAATGATATTGAGAAGGTTGGCGTATTTATGAATCAATCCATAGATACAATAAAGGAGTTTTATGAAGATGGAGGATTGACTATTGTTCAGCTTCATGGAGATGAAGATAATTCATTTATAAAGAAGCTTCCATATAAAATAATTAAATCTTTTAATGTTGAAACCTTTGAAGAAATTAAGAATGCTTTATCCTATGAAGTACCCTATGTTCTTCTTGAGGGTAAAGGTGCACTTAGAGGGGGAAATGGGAACAGTTTTCACTGGGAACTACTATCTAAACTATCAAAGGCTGAAAAAGAAAGAATTATTTTAGCTGGAGGGATAAACTCAAGCAATGTAATCTCTGCAATAAATACAGCAAATCCATATATGATTGATGTATCTTCTAGCTTAGAGGTTGAAGGAGTAAAAAACAAAGAAAAAATTAAAGAATTTATGAAAATAATTAGGGGGCATAACTATGAGTTATAA